One Purpureocillium takamizusanense chromosome 12, complete sequence DNA window includes the following coding sequences:
- the SIW14 gene encoding Protein-tyrosine-phosphatase (COG:V~TransMembrane:1 (i287-305o)~EggNog:ENOG503P23A), with protein MASKRNSRVFVDEAKHQEEGQQKTTMSRPRRDSRTSVKEDDFQQQLAQEMEEIPRGSTTTNESSSSASSASSISSLSRSQSINGTAWEPANAGLVWQLGDSLTTAGAVAFTHPHDFAHVPLGDRPTNFGVVVPGLYRSSYPKPDDYEFLQSLKLKTIVTLVKKDELDYDLNAFATSNGIRQEVFNMKGTKKEAIPVPTMKAILELVLDRRNHPLLIHCNHGKHRTGCVVAVIRKLSGWGTDTAVAEYKSYAEPKVRECDVEYISSFQATSLPLRSESARTSPVHIRTFFRTLVFSTLVLALWLVSSVRLTAAGDS; from the exons ATGGCCTCCAAGAGAAACTCGCGCGTATtcgtcgacgaggcaaagcaccaagaagaaggtcAACAAAAGACCACCAtgtctcggcctcgccgcgacTCCCGCACCTCAGTCAAGGAAGACGACTTCCAGCAGCAACTTGCCCAGGAGATGGAGGAAATCCCGCGGGGCAGCACGACAACAAACGAGAGCTCTTCCTCCGCGTCCTCCGCGTCCTCCATATCCTCGCTGTCTCGATCTCAGAGCATCAACGGCACAGCCTGGGAGCCGGCCAACGCAGGCCTTGTGTGGCAGCTGGGCGACTCCTTGA CGACCGCCGGCGCAGTGGCCTTCACCCACCCCCATGACTTTGCTCATGTGCCCCTGGGCGACCGTCCCACCAATTTTGGTGTTGTGGTCCCGGGCCTCTACCGGAGCAGCTATCCCAAACCGGACGACTATGAATTTTTGCAGAGCCTCAAGCTCAAGACGATCGT GACCTTGGTAAAGAAGGATGAGCTGGACTACGATCTGAATGCCTTCGCCACCAGCAACGGCATCCGGCAGGAGGTTTTCAACATGAAAGGCACCAAGAAGGAGGCTATCCCTGTGCCCACCATGAAGGCCATCCTGGAGCTTGTCTTGGATCGCAGAAACCACCCCCTTCTCATCCATTGCAACCACGGCAAGCACCGGACCGGCTGCGTGGTCGCTGTCATCCGCAAGTTGTCGGGTTGGGGCACCGATACTGCCGTGGCCGAGTACAAGTCTTACGCCGAGCCCAAGGTTCGTGAGTGTGATGTCGAGTACATCAGCTCCTTTCAGGCCACATCGCTTCCCCTCAGGTccgagtcggcgaggacgagcccggTGCATATCCGCACCTTCTTTCGCACCCTCGTCTTCTCGACCTTGGTCTTGGCCCTCTGGCTCGTTTCCAGCGTGCGGCTGACCGCTGCGGGTGACTCGTAG
- a CDS encoding uncharacterized protein (EggNog:ENOG503P11I~COG:S) has product MRLLNTATLTLESFPSRPPPYAILSHTWLSGDDGPEPTLQDLLAGTHTRKPGWAKVESLCRAAAARGLAHAWADTVCIDKTSSAELSEAINAMWTWYRRAECCFVYLADVLDADLPPPPSPPPCDGDSPESSSSRQGAEDGEGPLVTADNANGSQTAQQQLQQGNTEENNDDDNESVPPGPSFERSRWFTRGWTLQELLAPRRRVIFLSQSWRRIGTRTSLASRISARTRIPVPVLLTGSWRQHRHSSYSESSSNAAARMSWAAGRATTRPEDAAYCLLGLFGIHMPLLYGEGGPRAFVRLQEEILRQGAGGGGQEEAEDCSLLVWDASALQDGDDFASSDEDDDDDDDNDDYVNDGGILHGHASVPAARRRKRIIVGALAPSADCFANSGAIACHPAAPDAPGSVITSTNRGLSIQMCIMMREGGPPDERLGVLPCHVRGDMATAVALPLVPLPLDDDGANNVVAAATAGGRGGRGSMMAAKQKTYARACAAPVLLPMVLPALATQPVLLPKRSSRGWWSTGASSITGGGGAGGASGSHTTWWLKYFSGNSCDLLSSWTSPWPSEYGAPSSLSPLTIPSSPSQTEPSPVFQPVRAKSSPPPSSKSFITPPPSWTRNDPTQTMTLLIPQTRMTPLGKVLPAPLGPVSTVAAFRVRGRDDDECFAVSMELGPGNGAARVELSAFDGVALRQAAGREDLLRLARRRGAGSTVLHLPSATVSVRFSVDNVRGTLTNVINVVCMRPLGRS; this is encoded by the coding sequence ATGCGTCTCCTCAACACCGCCACCCTCACGCTCGAGTCCTTCCCCTCCCGGCCTCCCCCCTACGCCATCCTCTCGCACACATGGCTCTCCGGGGACGACGGCCCCGAGCCCACGCTCCAGGACCTCCTGGCGGGGACGCACACCCGCAAGCCCGGCTGGGCCAAGGTCGAGTCcctctgccgcgccgccgccgcgaggggcCTCGCGCACGCCTGGGCCGACACGGTCTGCATCGACAAGACCAGCAGCGCGGAGCTGtccgaggccatcaacgccatgTGGACGTGGtaccgccgcgccgagtgCTGCTTCGTCTACCTGGCCGATGTCCTGGACGCTgacctcccgccgccgccgtcgccaccgccgtgcGATGGGGACAGTCCAGAATCATCATCCAGCCGCCAGGGCGCAGAGGACGGTGAGGGGCCTCTAGTTACGGCAGACAATGCCAACGGGAGCCAGaccgcccagcagcagctgcagcaaggCAATACGGAGGagaacaacgacgacgacaacgagtccgtcccccccggcccctcATTCGAGCGCTCCCGGTGGTTCACCCGTGGCTGGACCCTGCAGGAACTCCTCGCCCCCCGTCGGCGCGTCATCTTCCTCTCGCAGTCCTGGCGGCGCATCGGCACGCGCACCTCCCTCGCGAGTCGCATCtccgcgcgcacgcgcatCCCCGTGCCCGTCCTGCTCACGGGCTCCTGgcgccagcaccggcacTCGAGCTAcagcgagagcagcagcaacgccgccgcgcgcatgtcctgggccgccggccgcgccaccacccgccccgaggacgccgcctACTGCCTTCTCGGGCTCTTCGGCATCCACATGCCCCTGCTGTACGGTGAGGGCGGGCCCCGCGCGTTCGTGCGCCTCCAGGAGGAGATTCTGCGCCAGGGGGCTGGTGGCGGGgggcaggaggaggcagaggaCTGCTCGTTGCTAGTCTGGGATGCTTCGGCActgcaggacggcgacgactttGCCTCctccgacgaggatgacgacgacgacgacgacaacgacgactaTGTCAACGATGGTGGGATCCTCCATGGGCACGCAAGCGTCCCcgccgctcgacgccgcAAAAGaatcatcgtcggcgccctcgcccccagCGCAGACTGCTTCGCCAATAGCGGCGCCATCGCATGCcaccccgccgcgcccgacgCCCCCGGCAGCGTCATCACGTCGACGAACCGCGGGCTGAGCATCCAGATGTGCATCATGATGCGCGAGGGGGGACCCCCCGACGAGCGGCTCGGCGTGCTCCCGTGCCACGTccgcggcgacatggccacggcggtagccctgccgctggtgccgctgcccctggacgacgacggcgccaacaacgtagtggcagcagcaacagcaggaggaagaggaggaagaggaagcaTGATGGCGGCAAAGCAAAAGACGTacgcgcgcgcctgcgccgcccccgtgctTCTCCCCATGGTGCTCCCCGCGCTGGCCACGCAGCCCGTCCTCCTGCCCAAGCGTTCGAGCCGCGGCTGGTGGTCTACTGGTGCTAGTAGCATaacaggaggaggaggagcaggaggagcgaGCGGCAGCCACACGACATGGTGGCTCAAGTACTTTTCGGGAAACAGCTGCGACCTGCTCTCCTCATGGacctcgccctggccgtccgAGTACGGCGCcccatcgtcgttgtcgccccTGACGATCCCGTCATCTCCATCGCAGACTGAACCCTCCCCAGTGTTCCAACCCGTCCGCGCAAaatcatcaccaccaccgtcctcCAAGTCCTTCATCaccccaccaccatcctGGACACGCAACGACCCCACGCAGACCATGACGCTCCTCATCCCGCAAACGAGAATGACCCCCCTCGGTAAggtgctgcccgcgccgctcgGCCCTGTgtccaccgtcgccgccttccgcGTCAGGggccgggacgacgacgaatgCTTCGCCGTGTCCATGGAGCTGGGCCCCGGCAACGGCGCGGCCAGAGTCGAGCTGAGCGCCTTCGACGGGGTGGCGCTGCGGCAAGCCGCCGGCCGGGAAGACTTGCTGCGGCTTGCCAGGCGCAGGGGCGCGGGATCGACCGTGCTACACCTCCCCAGCGCCACCGTCTCGGTGCGCTTCAGCGTCGACAACGTTAGGGGCACACTCACCAACGTCATCAACGTCGTTTGCATGAGACCATTAGGGCGCAGTTGA
- a CDS encoding Non-specific serine/threonine protein kinase (COG:T~EggNog:ENOG503P3TD) yields the protein MGPDLTKYRRLFPALRIPPPLLKGIAKQLLLALSFLHDVCRVIHTDIKPGNLLIETSSINEMFEQAPSEAFRQRVSPLKPPNDFYMASTQLSSAEEDIAQPTELSVRLADFGTSSWLDDHLTEWIQPEMLRAPEVILGAEWDRKVDIWNLGLVIWELAEGRLLFDGTWTPGAPYTAEAHLAQMTAVFGNIPETLLSRSKNRDRYFDADGKLLEPSTFPPCSLEQFSKNPDNSEAEKEKFLSFIHSMTRLEPKQRLDAKQLLESEWLRSIP from the exons ATGGGCCCGGACTTGACGAAATACAGAAGGCTCTTCCCTGCTCTACGGATTCCACCACCTCTTTTGAAAGGAATTGCGAAACAGCTCTTGCTTGCCCTCTCCTTTCTTCACGATGTGTGTCGGGTCATCCATACAG ACATAAAGCCAGGAAACCTTCTCATTGAAACGTCTTCAATCAACGAGATGTTCGAGCAAGCGCCTTCAGAGGCCTTTCGACAACGTGTTTCGCCGCTGAAACCACCCAATGACTTTTATATGGCGTCGACGCAGCTCTCTTCAGCCGAAGAGGATATAGCTCAGCCCACCGAATTATCTGTTCGGTTAGCAGACTTTGGAACCT CAAGCTGGCTCGACGACCATTTGACTGAGTGGATCCAGCCTGAGATGCTTCGAGCACCTGAGGTGATACTTGGAGCAGAGTGGGACAGGAAAGTCGACATCTGGAACCTAGGACTCGTG ATCTGGGAGCTTGCCGAAGGTCGGCTTCTCTTTGACGGCACGTGGACACCTGGCGCTCCCTACACCGCAGAAGCTCACTTGGCACAAATGACTGCCGTCTTTGGAAATATCCCCGAAACGCTATTGTCTCGATCCAAGAACAGAGATCGATACTTTGATGCTGATG GCAAACTCCTAGAGCCGTCTACTTTCCCACCTTGCTCTTTAGAACAGTTCAGCAAGAATCCCGATAATTCAGAGGCTGAAAAGGAAAAGTTCTTGAGCTTTATCCATTCCATGACCAGGCTAGAGCCGAAGCAACGACTCGATGCGAAACAGTTGCTCGAATCGGAGTGGCTAAGATCCATCCCTTGA
- a CDS encoding uncharacterized protein (COG:S~EggNog:ENOG503PH32): MPTHVQIALHREIFSGPWGRHTTYADWTEEKPFGIHQHDERITALYLRGWDDVDCVQIKYDDRWGYHYGSETGGAPQHLDLAKDEYVESIDVRYGHKLGMVKFVTNKEREVQVGKERHGFVWGTAERGGCELTSVNVTKYEAHTPPGCEGIIFGFRSRWTLPPLV, from the coding sequence ATGCCAACCCATGTCCAGATAGCCCTTCATCGCGAAATCTTCAGCGGCCCCTGGGGCCGGCACACGACCTACGCAGATTGGACCGAGGAGAAGCCCTTTGGCATCCACCAGCACGACGAGCGCATCACCGCGCTCTATCTCCGAGGCTGGGACGATGTGGACTGCGTGCAGATAAAGTACGACGACCGGTGGGGCTATCATTACGGATCCGAAACCggaggcgcgccgcagcacctCGACCTGGCGAAGGACGAGTACGTGGAGTCAATTGATGTGCGTTACGGCCACAAGCTTGGGATGGTCAAGTTTGTGACGAACAAGGAACGTGAGGTGCAGGTTGGTAAGGAAAGGCATGGTTTTGTGTGGGGGACGGCCGAGCGTGGCGGCTGCGAGTTGACGAGCGTTAATGTCACCAAATACGAGGCCCACACTCCTCCAGGCTGCGAGGGCATCATCTTTGGGTTTAGGTCGCGgtggacgctgccgccgctcgtctaG
- a CDS encoding uncharacterized protein (COG:S~EggNog:ENOG503PH32): protein MFRIRWNEELMAKAVAGAKTAAEEGRDLGAKTPAEAAQYVCTFFACCAGLVPQVGFLLEIFGSLFGSVFGAPDSNEEIWEALRKKIENLIDCKIEEHHKQTLKDTIDGLKNYMKRYQQFCVNFEKAPEDQKAAAALNVLVEHIAFLGAIELEMPHFRSKGYESWGYIEANIEGIRQDFVRFTSRGAYSHAQRGEYISQQASTLAQAITKGEELGFHAETLDIWRMSYTDLLQSSKVENEYKDMSYVSYVLKIYENGRKQVQPYAPSKHYPEALNIGITEAEKLRAYADYDS, encoded by the exons gcGGGGGCAAAGACGGCTGCCGAAGAGGGCAGGGACTTGGGTGCCAAAACCCCCGCGGAAGCCGCACAGTACGTCTGTACGTTTTTCGCGTGCTGTGCTGGACTGGTCCCGCAGGTGGGATTCCTATTGGAAATTTTCGGCAGCCTGTTCGGCTCGGTGTTCGGCGCACCAGACTCGAATGAAGAGATTtgggaggcgctgcgcaagAAGATTGAGAACCTGATTGACTGCAAGATCGAGGAACACCACAAACAGACACTGAAAGACACGATTGATGGGCTTAAGAACTATATGAAACGCTACCAGCAATTTTGCGTCAACTTCGAAAAAGCGCCCGAAGACCAgaaagcggcggcggcgctcaatGTCCTAGTCGAACATATTGCCTTTCTGGGCGCCATCGAGCTTGAAATGCCGCATTTTCGATCCAAGGGTTACGA ATCTTGGGGCTACATCGAAGCCAATATCGAAGGCATACGTCAGGACTTTGTGAGATTTACATCGCGAGGAGCGTACTCCCACGCACAACGTGGAGAGTACATCTCACAGCAAGCTTCGACTCTAGCACAGGCCATCACAAAAGGTGAGGAGCTAGGGTTTCATGCCGAAACACTGGACATATGGCGAATGTCCTACACCGATCTCCTACAGTCCAGCAAAGTCGAAAACGAGTACAAGGACATGAGCTACGTGTCCTACGTGTTGAAAATCTACGAAAATGGCCGCAAGCAGGTGCAGCCATACGCCCCGTCGAAGCATTATCCAGAAGCCCTCAACATCGGCATCACGGAGGCCGAAAAGCTCAGAGCCTACGCGGACTACGACTCTTGA